In a genomic window of Sardina pilchardus chromosome 20, fSarPil1.1, whole genome shotgun sequence:
- the LOC134068094 gene encoding zinc finger FYVE domain-containing protein 1-like → MSSHGPSQEKGVNNTILACQESYVCDGSEEAVFECTECASVQCSLCELEVHQQEGLQDHQRAPIGPGHVPLCNNCKGGKGSSGNANGKRNLSVVRCQTCKINLCQDCQKRTHNGGAKKKHPLTHYPPPSSAQVGAQTNASGGQDQAKAQQLAKLLEKVTSFLLVDENEEMQIKNDEEFVKRLDCHPDELLKVVSIFGNIGEGKSHTLNHTFFQGREVFKTSPTQESCTVGVWVAFDPCHRVVVIDTEGLQSNSANQGQRTRLLLKVLAISDLIIYRTHADRLHDDLFRFLGDASEAYLKYFTKELKATVSRFGLDVPLSTLGPSAIIFHETVHTSLLGSERPSEQVERLLQERFRKLGRFPEAFSSVRYCGTHTSTPPTNFKGLRNLLESQLENHTTRSPRSPIVIFKALQALSERFSGEISDEIISHSCFFPDEYFTCSSLCLSCGSSCKNSTNHLREDVPHEAKQRCRYSAHYDNRVFTCKACYEGGKEVIVVPKTSASSDSPWLGLARYAWSGYVIECPNCGVIYRSRQYWYGNQDPVNTVVRTEIQHIWPGCDSLLKDNSNAAQRLLDGVNLMAQSVSELSVKPAKAVTSWLTDQIAPAYWKPNALILTCYKCRVVFEENDSKHHCRACGEGFCDQCSSRLRPVPERGWGPTPVRVCDACYEQKDTHTELVVVEHEEEDGGTLARKVGEAVSNTLGAVVTAIDIPLGLVKDAARPAYWVPDQDIHSCHSCQRHFTAKLSKHHCRACGQGVCSECSPARRPVPSRGWDHPVRVCTPCDQRPGDL, encoded by the exons ATGAGCAGTCATGGTCCCTCACAGGAAAAAGGAGTCAACAACACCATTCTAGCGTGCCAGGAGAGCTATGTGTGTGACGGCTCAGAGGAGGCTGTGTTCGAGTGCACCGAGTGTGCCAGTGTGCAGTGCTCGCTCTGTGAGCTAGAGGTTCATCAGCAGGAGGGCCTGCAGGACCACCAGCGGGCTCCCATCGGACCCGGGCACGTGCCCCTCTGCAACAACTGCAAGGGGGGCAAGGGCTCCTCGGGCAATGCCAACGGGAAGCGCAACCTGTCAGTCGTCCGTTGCCAGACCTGCAAGATCAACCTGTGCCAGGACTGCCAGAAACGTACCCACAATGGAGGGGCCAAGAAGAAGCACCCTCTCACTCATTACCCACCACCCAGTAGTGCCCAGGTGGGGGCCCAGACTAATGCCAGCGGTGGGCAGGACCAGGCCAAAGCTCAGCAGCTGGCCAAGCTCCTGGAGAAGGTCACCAGCTTCCTGTTGGTGGACGAGAACGAGGAGATGCAG ATCAAGAACGACGAAGAGTTTGTGAAGAGGCTGGACTGCCATCCGGACGAGCTCCTCAAAGTGGTGTCCATCTTCGGGAACATTGGAGAGGGCAAGTCCCACACGCTGAACCACACCTTCTTCCAGGGCAGGGAGGTGTTCAAGACCTCCCCTACGCAGGAGTCCTGCACGGTGGGCGTGTGGGTGGCCTTCGACCCCTGCCACCGCGTGGTGGTGATCGACACGGAGGGTCTCCAGAGCAACAGTGCCAACCAGGGCCAGCGCACGCGGCTCCTGCTCAAAGTCCTGGCCATCTCCGACCTCATCATCTACCGCACCCACGCCGATCGTCTCCACGACGACCTCTTCCGTTTCCTGGGCGACGCCTCGGAGGCCTACCTGAAGTACTTCACCAAGGAGCTGAAGGCCACAGTGTCGCGCTTCGGACTGGACGTGCCCCTGTCCACCCTCGGCCCCTCCGCCATAATCTTCCACGAGACGGTCCACACCTCTCTGCTGGGCTCAG AGAGGCCGTCGGAGCAGGTGGAGCGGCTGCTTCAGGAGCGGTTCCGTAAGCTGGGCCGGTTCCCCGAGGCCTTCAGCTCCGTGCGCTACTGCGGAACCCACACCAGCACCCCGCCCACCAACTTTAAGGGCCTGCGGAACCTTCTAGAGAGCCAGCTGGAGAACCACACCACGCGCTCCCCACGCTCGCCAATAGTCATATTCAAAGCCCTGcag GCCCTGAGTGAGCGCTTCAGTGGTGAGATCTCGGATGAGATCATCTCTCACAGTTGCTTCTTCCCCGATGAGTACTTCACCTGCTCCAGCCTTTGTCTCAGCTGTGG ttcgAGCTGTAAGAACAGCACAAACCACCTGAGGGAGGACGTCCCCCATGAGGCCAAGCAGCGGTGCCGGTACTCTGCTCACTATGACAACAGAGTGTTCACCTGCAAG GCTTGCtatgagggagggaaggaggtgaTTGTTGTGCCAAAGACCTCTGCGTCCTCCGACTCTCCTTGGCTTGGACTTGCCCGATACGCCTGgtcagg GTATGTGATTGAGTGTCCCAACTGTGGGGTAATCTACCGCAGTAGACAGTATTGGTATGGCAACCAGGACCCCGTCAACACAGTGGTCCGTACCGAGATCCAGCACATCTGGCCTGGG TGTGACAGCCTGCTGAAGGACAACAGTAACGCAGCGCAGCGTCTGCTGGACGGGGTCAACCTGATGGCCCAGTCCGTGTCTGAGCTCAGCGTCAAGCCCGCCAAGGCCGTCACCTCCTGGCTCACGGATCAGATCGCGCCGGCCTACTGGAAACCCAACGCCCTCATCCTG ACGTGTTATAAGTGCAGGGTGGTGTTTGAGGAGAACGACTCGAAGCACCACTGCCGCGCGTGCGGAGAGGGTTTCTGTGACCAGTGCTCGTCGCGCCTGCGTCCAGTGCCAGAGAGAGGCTGGGGCCCGACGCCGGTCAGAGTGTGTGACGCCTGCTATGagcagaaggacacacacacag agctggtggtggtggagcatgaggaggaggatggcggAACCCTGGCCCGGAAGGTTGGAGAAGCGGTGTCCAACACATTAGGAGCTGTCGTCACTGCCATTGACATCCCgctag ggcTGGTAAAGGACGCTGCACGTCCAGCCTACTGGGTGCCTGACCAGGACATCCACTCCTGCCACAGCTGCCAACGCCACTTCACTGCCAAGCTGTCCAAGCACCACTGCCGGGCCTGCGGCCAGGGCGTTTGCTCCGAGTGCTCGCCCGCCAGACGCCCCGTGCCCTCCCGCGGCTGGGACCACCCGGTCCGGGTCTGCACCCCTTGCGACCAGAGGCCtggcgacctttga